The Capra hircus breed San Clemente chromosome 25, ASM170441v1, whole genome shotgun sequence genome has a window encoding:
- the FBXL16 gene encoding F-box/LRR-repeat protein 16: MSSPGVDGDPKPPCLPRNGLVKLPGQPNGLGAASITKGTPAAKNRPCQPPPPTLPPPSLAAPPPRAALAGGLCPQAGLPLGGPALAPVPGPPAERPPLATDEKILNGLFWYFSACEKCVLAQVCKAWRRVLYQPKFWAGLTPVLHAKELYTVLPGGEKEFVNLQGFAARGFEGFCLVGVSDLDICEFIDNYALSKKGVKAMSLKRSTITDAGLEVMLEQMQGVVRLELSGCNDFTEAGLWSSLSARITSLSVSDCINVADDAIAAISQLLPNLAELSLQAYHVTDTALAYFTARQGHSTHTLRLLSCWEITNHGVVNVVHSLPNLTALSLSGCSKVTDDGVELVAENLRKLRSLDLSWCPRITDMALEYVACDLHRLEELVLDRCVRITDTGLSYLSTMSSLRSLYLRWCCQVQDFGLKHLLAMRSLRLLSLAGCPLLTATGLSGLVQLQDLEELELTNCPGATPELFKYFSQHLPRCLVVE; this comes from the exons ATGTCGAGCCCGGGCGTCGACGGCGACCCCAAGCCTCCATGCTTGCCTCGCAATGGCCTGGTGAAGCTGCCGGGCCAGCCCAATGGCCTGGGCGCAGCCAGCATCACCAAGGGCACGCCAGCTGCCAAGAACCGCCCTTGCCAGCCACCCCCGCCCACCCTCCCACCACCCAGCCTGGCTGCCCCACCGCCCcgggctgctctggccgggggcctGTGCCCCCAGGCAGGGCTCCCCCTTGGTGGACCAGCCTTAGCCCCAGTGCCTGGGCCCCCAGCAGAGCGACCGCCCCTGGCCACAGATGAGAAGATCCTCAATGGCCTCTTCTGGTACTTCTCGGCCTGCGAGAAGTGTGTGCTGGCGCAGGTGTGCAAGGCCTGGAGGCGTGTGCTCTACCAGCCCAAGTTCTGGGCGGGCCTCACGCCTGTGCTGCACGCCAAGGAGCTCTACACAGTGCTGCCTGGAGGTGAGAAGGAGTTCGTGAACCTGCAGGGCTTTGCAGCACGTGGCTTTGAGGGTTTCTGCCTGGTCGGCGTCTCTGACTTGGACATCTGTGAGTTCATTGACAACTACGCGCTCTCCAAGAAGGGTGTCAAAGCCATGAGCCTCAAGCGTTCCACCATCACTGATGCCGGCCTGGAG GTGATGCTGGAGCAGATGCAGGGTGTGGTGCGCCTGGAGCTGTCAGGTTGCAACGACTTCACCGAGGCTGGGCTGTGGTCCAGCCTGAGTGCGCGGATCACCTCGCTGAGCGTGAGCGACTGCATCAACGTGGCCGACGACGCCATCGCGGCCATCTCGCAGCTGCTGCCCAACCTGGCTGAGCTGAGCTTGCAGGCCTACCACGTGACGGACACAGCCCTGGCCTACTTCACAGCGCGCCAGGGCCACAGCACGCACACGCTGCGCCTGCTCTCCTGCTGGGAGATCACCAACCATGGCGTGGTCAACGTGGTGCATAGCCTGCCCAACCTCACCGCGCTCAGCCTCTCTGGCTGCTCCAAGGTCACGGACGACGGCGTGGAGCTCGTGGCAGAGAACCTGCGGAAGCTCCGCAGCCTCGACCTCTCCTGGTGCCCACGCATCACTGACATGGCGCTCGAGTATGTGGCCTGCGACCTGCATCGCCTGGAGGAGCTCGTGCTGGACAG GTGTGTACGCATCACGGACACTGGCCTCAGCTATTTGTCCACCATGTCGTCCCTCCGCAGCCTCTACCTGCGATGGTGCTGCCAG GTGCAGGACTTCGGGCTGAAGCACCTCCTGGCCATGAGGAGTCTGCGTCTCTTGTCTCTGGCAG GCTGCCCGCTGCTGACCGCCACCGGGCTGTCGGGCCTGGTGCAGCTGCAGGACCTGGAGGAGCTGGAGCTGACCAACTGCCCCGGAGCCACCCCCGAGCTCTTCAAGTACTTCTCGCAGCACCTGCCCCGCTGCCTCGTCGTCGAGTAG
- the JMJD8 gene encoding jmjC domain-containing protein 8 isoform X2 — MALEAQPLLWLALWTLAVLARSSGEDADGGCYAFSRPVILQGLTDNSRFRDLCTRQRLLASFGDSVVRLSTANTYSYQKVDLPFEKYVEQMLHPQDPISMGNDTLYFFGDNNFTEWASLFRHYSPPPFSLLGTTPAYSFGIAGAGSGVPFHWHGPGFSEVIYGRKRWFLYPPEKTPKFHPNKTTLAWLQDTYPALTPSARPLECTIQAGEVLYFPDRWWHATLNLDTSVFISTFLG, encoded by the exons ATGGCGCTGGAGGCGCAGCCGCTTCTGTGGCTCGCGCTCTGGACGCTGGCGGTTCTCGCCCGGAGCTCTGGGGAGGACGCCGACGGAGGGTG CTACGCCTTTTCCAGACCTGTCATTCTGCAGGGGCTCACAGACAACTCG AGGTTCCGGGACCTGTGCACCCGTCAGAGGCTGCTGGCCTCCTTTGGAGACAGCGTGGTCCGGTTGAGCACCGCCAACACTTACTCCTACCAGAAAG TGGACCTGCCCTTTGAGAAGTATGTGGAGCAGATGCTGCACCCCCAGGACCCCATCTCCATGGGCAATG ATACTCTGTACTTCTTTGGGGACAACAACTTCACCGAATGGGCCTCCCTCTTTCGGCACTACTCTCCACCCCCGTTCAGCCTGCTGGGTACAACTCCTGCTTACAGCTTTGGAATTGCAG GAGCTGGCTCTGGGGTGCCCTTCCACTGGCATGGACCTGGGTTCTCGGAGGTGATCTATGGCCGCAAG CGCTGGTTCCTGTACCCTCCTGAGAAGACACCCAAATTCCACCCCAACAAAACCACACTGGCCTGGCTCCAGGACACATATCCAGCCCTGACACCATCTGCACGGCCCCTGGAATGCACTATCCAGGCTGGTGAG GTGCTGTATTTCCCTGACCGATGGTGGCATGCCACACTCAACCTCGACACCAGTGTCTTCATCTCTACCTTCCTCGGCTAG
- the STUB1 gene encoding E3 ubiquitin-protein ligase CHIP isoform X1: MKGKEEKEGGARLGAGGGSPEKSPSAQELKEQGNRLFVGRKYPEAAACYGRAITRNPLVAVYYTNRALCYLKMQQHEQALADCRRALELDGQSVKAHFFLGQCQLEMESYDEAIANLQRAYNLAKEQRLNFGDDIPSALRIAKKKRWNSIEERRIHQENELHSYLTRLIVAERERELEECQRNHEGDEDDSHVRAQQACIEAKHVRVPQPECGSCVCARCDVRRPGSCWVCVSRCLGRGEGCQAHKWLLGSLQDKYLADMDELFSQVDEKRKKRDIPDYLCGKISFELMREPCITPSGITYDRKDIEEHLQRVGHFDPVTRSPLTQEQLIPNLAMKEVIDAFISENGWVEDY; this comes from the exons ATGAagggcaaggaggagaaggagggcgGCGCACGGCTGGGCGCCGGCGGCGGCAGCCCCGAGAAGAGCCCGAGCGCACAGGAGCTCAAGGAGCAGGGCAACCGGCTCTTCGTGGGCCGCAAGTACCCGGAGGCAGCGGCCTGCTACGGCCGCGCCATC ACCCGGAACCCCTTGGTGGCCGTGTATTACACCAACCGGGCGCTGTGCTACCTGAAGATGCAGCAGCACGAGCAAGCCCTGGCTGACTGTCGGCGCGCCCTGGAGCTGGACGGGCAGTCTGTGAAGGCACACTTCTTCCTGGGGCAATGCCAGCTGGAGATGGAAAGCTATGATGAGGCTATTGCCAACCTGCAGCGAG CCTACAACCTGGCCAAGGAGCAGCGGCTCAACTTTGGGGATGACATCCCCAGTGCTCTGCGCATCGCAAAGAAGAAGCGCTGGAACAGCATCGAGGAGCGACGCATCCACCAGGAAAATGAGTTGCACTCTTACCTCACACGGCTCATTGTGGCTGAGCGTGAGAG GGAACTGGAAGAGTGTCAGCGGAACCACGAGGGTGACGAGGACGACAGCCACGTACGGGCCCAGCAGGCCTGCATTGAGGCCAAGCATGTGAGGGTGCCCCAGCCCGAGTGCGGGTCCTGTGTGTGCGCGCGCTGTGATGTGAGGCGCCCTGGCTCCTGCTGGGTCTGTGTGTCTCGgtgtctggggaggggagaggggtgtCAGGCCCACAAGTGGCTGCTTGGTTCTTTGCAGGACAAGTACTTGGCAGACATGGACGAGCTCTTCTCCCAGGTAGACGAGAAGAGAAAG AAGCGAGACATCCCTGACTACCTGTGCGGCAAGATCAGCTTTGAGCTGATGCGGGAGCCCTGCATCACGCCCAGTGGCATCACGTACGACCGTAAGGACATCGAGGAGCACCTGCAG CGCGTGGGCCATTTTGACCCTGTGACTCGGAGCCCCCTGACCCAGGAACAGCTCATCCCCAACCTGGCCATGAAAGAGGTCATCGATGCCTTCATCTCTGAGAATGGCTGGGTAGAGGATTACTGA
- the STUB1 gene encoding E3 ubiquitin-protein ligase CHIP isoform X4 — MKGKEEKEGGARLGAGGGSPEKSPSAQELKEQGNRLFVGRKYPEAAACYGRAITRNPLVAVYYTNRALCYLKMQQHEQALADCRRALELDGQSVKAHFFLGQCQLEMESYDEAIANLQRAYNLAKEQRLNFGDDIPSALRIAKKKRWNSIEERRIHQENELHSYLTRLIVAERERELEECQRNHEGDEDDSHDKYLADMDELFSQVDEKRKKRDIPDYLCGKISFELMREPCITPSGITYDRKDIEEHLQRVGHFDPVTRSPLTQEQLIPNLAMKEVIDAFISENGWVEDY, encoded by the exons ATGAagggcaaggaggagaaggagggcgGCGCACGGCTGGGCGCCGGCGGCGGCAGCCCCGAGAAGAGCCCGAGCGCACAGGAGCTCAAGGAGCAGGGCAACCGGCTCTTCGTGGGCCGCAAGTACCCGGAGGCAGCGGCCTGCTACGGCCGCGCCATC ACCCGGAACCCCTTGGTGGCCGTGTATTACACCAACCGGGCGCTGTGCTACCTGAAGATGCAGCAGCACGAGCAAGCCCTGGCTGACTGTCGGCGCGCCCTGGAGCTGGACGGGCAGTCTGTGAAGGCACACTTCTTCCTGGGGCAATGCCAGCTGGAGATGGAAAGCTATGATGAGGCTATTGCCAACCTGCAGCGAG CCTACAACCTGGCCAAGGAGCAGCGGCTCAACTTTGGGGATGACATCCCCAGTGCTCTGCGCATCGCAAAGAAGAAGCGCTGGAACAGCATCGAGGAGCGACGCATCCACCAGGAAAATGAGTTGCACTCTTACCTCACACGGCTCATTGTGGCTGAGCGTGAGAG GGAACTGGAAGAGTGTCAGCGGAACCACGAGGGTGACGAGGACGACAGCCAC GACAAGTACTTGGCAGACATGGACGAGCTCTTCTCCCAGGTAGACGAGAAGAGAAAG AAGCGAGACATCCCTGACTACCTGTGCGGCAAGATCAGCTTTGAGCTGATGCGGGAGCCCTGCATCACGCCCAGTGGCATCACGTACGACCGTAAGGACATCGAGGAGCACCTGCAG CGCGTGGGCCATTTTGACCCTGTGACTCGGAGCCCCCTGACCCAGGAACAGCTCATCCCCAACCTGGCCATGAAAGAGGTCATCGATGCCTTCATCTCTGAGAATGGCTGGGTAGAGGATTACTGA
- the WDR24 gene encoding WD repeat-containing protein 24 has translation MEKMSRVTTALGGSVLAGRTMHCHLDAPANAISVCRDAAQVVVAGRSIFKIYAIEEEQFVEKLNLRVGRKPSLNLSCADVVWHQMDENLLATAATNGVVVTWNLGRPSRNKQDQLFTEHKRTVNKVCFHPTEAHVLLSGSQDGFMKCFDLRRKDSVSTFSGQSESVRDVQFSIRDYFTFASTFENGNVQLWDIRRPDRCERMFTAHNGPVFCCDWHPEDRGWLATGGRDKMVKVWDMATHRAKEVHCVQTIASVARVKWRPECRHHLATCSMMVDHNVYVWDVRRPFVPAAMFEEHRDVTTGIAWRHPHDPSFLLSGSKDSTLCQHLFRDASQPVERANPEGLCYGLFGDLAFAAKESLVATELGRKPYAGDRRHPIFFKRKLDPAEPFAGLASSALNVFEIEPGSGSMSWFVDTAERYALAGRPLAELCDHNAKVARELGRNQVAQTWTMLRIIYCSPGLVSTTNLNHSVGKGSSCGLPLMNSFNLKDMAPGLGSETRLDRSKGDARSDTVLLDSSATLITNEDNEETEGSDVPTDYLLGDVEGEDDELYLLDPEHAHSEEPEYVLPQEAFPLRHEIVDTPPGPEHLQDKADSPHVSGSEADAASLVPVDSSFSLISVSHALCDSRLPPDFFSALVCDMLRFYAEQGDVQMAVSVLIVLGERVRKDIDEQTQEHWYTSYIDLLQRFCLWNVSNQVVKLSTSRAISCLNQASTTLHVNCSHCKRPMSSRGWVCDRCRRCASMCAVCHHVVKGLFVWCQGCSHGGHLQHIMKWLEGSSHCPAGCGHLCEYS, from the exons ATGGAGAAGATGTCCCGCGTGACCACGGCCCTCGGTGGGAGCGTGCTGGCTGGCCGCACCATGCACTGCCATCTGGATGCTCCAGCCAACGCCATCAGCGTGTGCCGTGATGCGGCCCAGGTGGTCGTAGCAGGCCGCAGCATCTTCAAGATCTATGCCATTGAGGAGGAGCAGTTTGTGGAGAAGCTGAACCTGCGCGTGGGCCGCAAGCCCTCCCTCAACCTGAGCTGTGCAGACGTTGTCTGGCACCAGATGGACGAGAACCTGCTGGCCACGGCGGCCACCAATGGCGTGGTGGTCACCTGGAACCTGGGCCGGCCGTCCCGCAACAAGCAGGACCAGCTGTTCACGGAGCACAAGCGCACAGTGAACAAAGTCTGCTTCCACCCCACTGAGGCCCACGTGCTGCTCAGTGGCTCCCAGGATGGCTTCATGAAGTGCTTTGACCTGCGCAGGAAGGACTCTGTCAGCACCTTCTCGG GCCAGTCTGAGAGTGTGCGCGATGTCCAGTTCAGTATCCGGGACTACTTCACCTTCGCGTCCACCTTCGAGAACGGCAACGTGCAGCTCTGGGACATTCGGCGGCCTGACCGCTGTGAGCGAATGTTCACAGCCCACAATGGGCCTGTATTCTGCTGCGACTGGCACCCCGAGGACAG GGGCTGGCTGGCCACAGGTGGGCGTGACAAGATGGTGAAGGTCTGGGACATGGCCACACACCGTGCCAAGGAGGTGCACTGCGTGCAGACCATCGCCTCCGTGGCCAGAGTCAAGTGGAGGCCCGAGTGCCGCCACCACCTCGCCACGTGCTCCATGATGGTGGACCACAACGTCTACGTGTGGGACGTGCGCCGGCCCTTTGTGCCCGCCGCCATGTTTGAGGAGCACCGGGACGTGACGACAGGCATCGCCTGGCGCCACCCGCACGACCCCTCCTTCCTGCTCTCCGGCTCCAAGGACAGCACTCTCTGTCAGCACCTGTTCCGCGACGCCAGCCAGCCTGTTGAGCGTGCCAACCCTGAGGGCCTCTGCTACGGCCTCTTTGGGGACCTGGCCTTCGCAGCCAAGGAGAGCCTTGTGGCCACCGAGTTGGGGCGCAAACCCTACGCTGGGGATCGGCGCCACCCCATCTTCTTCAAGCGCAAGCTGGACCCTGCCGAGCCCTTTGCGGGCCTCGCCTCCAGTGCCCTCAATGTCTTTGAGATAGAACCCGGCAGCGGCAGCATGAGCTGGTTCGTGGACACCGCCGAGCGTTATGCCCTGGCCGGCCGGCCACTGGCTGAGCTCTGTGACCACAATGCGAAAGTGGCTCGAGAGCTTGGCCGCAACCAG GTGGCTCAGACGTGGACCATGCTCCGGATCATCTACTGTAGTCCTGGCCTGGTGTCCACCACCAATCTCAACCACAGTGTGGGCAAAGGCAGCTCCTGTGGCCTGCCCCTCATGAACAG tttCAACCTGAAGGATATGGCCCCAGGGCTGGGCAGTGAGACTCGACTGGACCGCAGCAAGGGTGATGCACGGAGCGACACAGTGCTGCTGGACTCCTCAGCCACACTCATAACCAACGAAG ACAACGAAGAGACCGAGGGCAGCGATGTGCCCACTGATTACCTGCTGGGTGACGTGGAAGGTGAGGACGACGAGCTTTACCTGTTGGATCCGGAGCACGCACACT CGGAGGAGCCCGAGTATGTGCTGCCCCAGGAGGCCTTCCCGTTGCGCCACGAGATTGTGGACACCCCGCCGGGGCCCGAGCACCTGCAGGACAAGGCCGACTCTCCCCACGTGAGCGGCAGTGAGGCAGATGCAGCCTCCCTGGTGCCTGTGGACTCCTCCTTCTCACTCATCTCGGTCTCGCACGCGCTGTGCGACAGCCGCCTGCCGCCCGACTTCTTCAGCGCCCTGGTCTGTGACATGCTACGCTTCTATGCCGAGCAGGGTGACGTGCAGATGGCCGTGTCCGTGCTCATTGTGCTGGGTGAGCGCGTGCGCAAGGACATCGACGAGCAAACCCAG GAGCACTGGTACACGTCCTACATCGACCTGCTGCAGCGCTTCTGCCTCTGGAACGTGTCCAATCAAGTGGTCAAGCTCAGCACCAGTCGCGCCATCAGCTGCCTCAACCAGGCCTCCACCACCCTGCATGTTAACTGCAGTCACTGCAAGCGGCCCATGAGCAGCCGGGGCTGGGTGTGCGACCGCTGCCGCCGCTGCGCCAGCATGTGCGCCGTCTGCCACCACGTGGTCAAGGGGCTCTTCGTGTGGTGCCAGGGCTGCAGCCACGGCGGCCACCTGCAGCACATCATGAAGTGGCTGGAGGGCAGCTCCCACTGCCCCGCTGGCTGCGGCCACCTGTGCGAGTACTCCTGA
- the STUB1 gene encoding E3 ubiquitin-protein ligase CHIP isoform X3 has product MKGKEEKEGGARLGAGGGSPEKSPSAQELKEQGNRLFVGRKYPEAAACYGRAITRNPLVAVYYTNRALCYLKMQQHEQALADCRRALELDGQSVKAHFFLGQCQLEMESYDEAIANLQRAYNLAKEQRLNFGDDIPSALRIAKKKRWNSIEERRIHQENELHSYLTRLIVAERERELEECQRNHEGDEDDSHVRAQQACIEAKHDKYLADMDELFSQVDEKRKKRDIPDYLCGKISFELMREPCITPSGITYDRKDIEEHLQRVGHFDPVTRSPLTQEQLIPNLAMKEVIDAFISENGWVEDY; this is encoded by the exons ATGAagggcaaggaggagaaggagggcgGCGCACGGCTGGGCGCCGGCGGCGGCAGCCCCGAGAAGAGCCCGAGCGCACAGGAGCTCAAGGAGCAGGGCAACCGGCTCTTCGTGGGCCGCAAGTACCCGGAGGCAGCGGCCTGCTACGGCCGCGCCATC ACCCGGAACCCCTTGGTGGCCGTGTATTACACCAACCGGGCGCTGTGCTACCTGAAGATGCAGCAGCACGAGCAAGCCCTGGCTGACTGTCGGCGCGCCCTGGAGCTGGACGGGCAGTCTGTGAAGGCACACTTCTTCCTGGGGCAATGCCAGCTGGAGATGGAAAGCTATGATGAGGCTATTGCCAACCTGCAGCGAG CCTACAACCTGGCCAAGGAGCAGCGGCTCAACTTTGGGGATGACATCCCCAGTGCTCTGCGCATCGCAAAGAAGAAGCGCTGGAACAGCATCGAGGAGCGACGCATCCACCAGGAAAATGAGTTGCACTCTTACCTCACACGGCTCATTGTGGCTGAGCGTGAGAG GGAACTGGAAGAGTGTCAGCGGAACCACGAGGGTGACGAGGACGACAGCCACGTACGGGCCCAGCAGGCCTGCATTGAGGCCAAGCAT GACAAGTACTTGGCAGACATGGACGAGCTCTTCTCCCAGGTAGACGAGAAGAGAAAG AAGCGAGACATCCCTGACTACCTGTGCGGCAAGATCAGCTTTGAGCTGATGCGGGAGCCCTGCATCACGCCCAGTGGCATCACGTACGACCGTAAGGACATCGAGGAGCACCTGCAG CGCGTGGGCCATTTTGACCCTGTGACTCGGAGCCCCCTGACCCAGGAACAGCTCATCCCCAACCTGGCCATGAAAGAGGTCATCGATGCCTTCATCTCTGAGAATGGCTGGGTAGAGGATTACTGA
- the JMJD8 gene encoding jmjC domain-containing protein 8 isoform X1: MALEAQPLLWLALWTLAVLARSSGEDADGGWRRPGPGAPAAVTEEEHCTVERRADLSYAEFVQRYAFSRPVILQGLTDNSRFRDLCTRQRLLASFGDSVVRLSTANTYSYQKVDLPFEKYVEQMLHPQDPISMGNDTLYFFGDNNFTEWASLFRHYSPPPFSLLGTTPAYSFGIAGAGSGVPFHWHGPGFSEVIYGRKRWFLYPPEKTPKFHPNKTTLAWLQDTYPALTPSARPLECTIQAGEVLYFPDRWWHATLNLDTSVFISTFLG, translated from the exons ATGGCGCTGGAGGCGCAGCCGCTTCTGTGGCTCGCGCTCTGGACGCTGGCGGTTCTCGCCCGGAGCTCTGGGGAGGACGCCGACGGAGGGTG GCGGCGGCCCGGGCCGGGGGCGCCGGCGGCCGTGACGGAGGAGGAGCACTGCACCGTGGAGCGCCGGGCTGACCTCAGCTACGCCGAGTTCGTGCAGCG CTACGCCTTTTCCAGACCTGTCATTCTGCAGGGGCTCACAGACAACTCG AGGTTCCGGGACCTGTGCACCCGTCAGAGGCTGCTGGCCTCCTTTGGAGACAGCGTGGTCCGGTTGAGCACCGCCAACACTTACTCCTACCAGAAAG TGGACCTGCCCTTTGAGAAGTATGTGGAGCAGATGCTGCACCCCCAGGACCCCATCTCCATGGGCAATG ATACTCTGTACTTCTTTGGGGACAACAACTTCACCGAATGGGCCTCCCTCTTTCGGCACTACTCTCCACCCCCGTTCAGCCTGCTGGGTACAACTCCTGCTTACAGCTTTGGAATTGCAG GAGCTGGCTCTGGGGTGCCCTTCCACTGGCATGGACCTGGGTTCTCGGAGGTGATCTATGGCCGCAAG CGCTGGTTCCTGTACCCTCCTGAGAAGACACCCAAATTCCACCCCAACAAAACCACACTGGCCTGGCTCCAGGACACATATCCAGCCCTGACACCATCTGCACGGCCCCTGGAATGCACTATCCAGGCTGGTGAG GTGCTGTATTTCCCTGACCGATGGTGGCATGCCACACTCAACCTCGACACCAGTGTCTTCATCTCTACCTTCCTCGGCTAG
- the STUB1 gene encoding E3 ubiquitin-protein ligase CHIP isoform X2 has translation MKGKEEKEGGARLGAGGGSPEKSPSAQELKEQGNRLFVGRKYPEAAACYGRAITRNPLVAVYYTNRALCYLKMQQHEQALADCRRALELDGQSVKAHFFLGQCQLEMESYDEAIANLQRAYNLAKEQRLNFGDDIPSALRIAKKKRWNSIEERRIHQENELHSYLTRLIVAERERELEECQRNHEGDEDDSHVRAQQACIEAKHVRVPQPECGSCVCARCDDKYLADMDELFSQVDEKRKKRDIPDYLCGKISFELMREPCITPSGITYDRKDIEEHLQRVGHFDPVTRSPLTQEQLIPNLAMKEVIDAFISENGWVEDY, from the exons ATGAagggcaaggaggagaaggagggcgGCGCACGGCTGGGCGCCGGCGGCGGCAGCCCCGAGAAGAGCCCGAGCGCACAGGAGCTCAAGGAGCAGGGCAACCGGCTCTTCGTGGGCCGCAAGTACCCGGAGGCAGCGGCCTGCTACGGCCGCGCCATC ACCCGGAACCCCTTGGTGGCCGTGTATTACACCAACCGGGCGCTGTGCTACCTGAAGATGCAGCAGCACGAGCAAGCCCTGGCTGACTGTCGGCGCGCCCTGGAGCTGGACGGGCAGTCTGTGAAGGCACACTTCTTCCTGGGGCAATGCCAGCTGGAGATGGAAAGCTATGATGAGGCTATTGCCAACCTGCAGCGAG CCTACAACCTGGCCAAGGAGCAGCGGCTCAACTTTGGGGATGACATCCCCAGTGCTCTGCGCATCGCAAAGAAGAAGCGCTGGAACAGCATCGAGGAGCGACGCATCCACCAGGAAAATGAGTTGCACTCTTACCTCACACGGCTCATTGTGGCTGAGCGTGAGAG GGAACTGGAAGAGTGTCAGCGGAACCACGAGGGTGACGAGGACGACAGCCACGTACGGGCCCAGCAGGCCTGCATTGAGGCCAAGCATGTGAGGGTGCCCCAGCCCGAGTGCGGGTCCTGTGTGTGCGCGCGCTGTGAT GACAAGTACTTGGCAGACATGGACGAGCTCTTCTCCCAGGTAGACGAGAAGAGAAAG AAGCGAGACATCCCTGACTACCTGTGCGGCAAGATCAGCTTTGAGCTGATGCGGGAGCCCTGCATCACGCCCAGTGGCATCACGTACGACCGTAAGGACATCGAGGAGCACCTGCAG CGCGTGGGCCATTTTGACCCTGTGACTCGGAGCCCCCTGACCCAGGAACAGCTCATCCCCAACCTGGCCATGAAAGAGGTCATCGATGCCTTCATCTCTGAGAATGGCTGGGTAGAGGATTACTGA